From Dethiosulfovibrio faecalis, one genomic window encodes:
- a CDS encoding ATP-dependent Clp protease ATP-binding subunit — MWQFFTERSKKVIQLAHREALRLGHDMIGTEHILMGLALENGGVAAQILSSLGLPSDELLVAVEASVPLGDPIKKPMDLPLSPRAKRVLDLSIREARNMGVNYVGTEHILLGIFSEGEGMAVQVLRNMGLEPAEGKKQVLRFLSGGEGDGKSSNKQERKDRNRTPILDQLGIDLTEMAEKNELDPVIGRSKEIRRVIQVLSRRTKNNPVLIGDPGVGKTAIVEGLAQKVLSGDIPENLKEKRVVQLNMGNLVAGTKYRGEFEERMRKLVAELKECRDVILFIDEIHTIVGAGGAEGAIDAANILKPSLARGEFQVVGATTLEEYRRHIEKDAALERRFQPVKVHEPNLEDTFLILKGLRDRYESHHRVTITDQALDAAVKLSSRYITDRFLPDKGIDLIDEAAARARLDTMELPEPLRKMDRELERIRKEKESAVNSQAFEKAAKLRDDENRLSDELERRRREWVSRQSKEVPVLTDENVAQVVSEWTGVPVSQLTEEESKRLSRMEDDIHRRLVGQDLAVSAVSKAIRRARSGLKDPRRPIGSFLFLGPTGVGKTEMARSLADFLFGSEEALVTLDMSEFMERHEVSKLIGAPPGYVGHESGGKLTEAIRRRPYSVILFDEIEKANPDVFNLLLQILEEGRLTDGQGRKVDFRNTVVIMTSNIGARNIVKRQGFGFATGSREGFSDWANVSKSIDEEVKRAFRPEFLNRIDEQVVFSPLSKDQMLGILDVMLREVRERLSEKGIRLTVSAKAKELILEKGYEPQYGARPLRRTIQRLLEDPLADMILDGSLIDGYTSRVGVSRGELSLRCVPPKKGDQRKVTA, encoded by the coding sequence ATGTGGCAGTTTTTTACAGAGAGAAGTAAGAAAGTCATACAGCTGGCCCATAGAGAGGCCCTTCGATTGGGGCACGATATGATCGGAACGGAGCATATACTCATGGGATTGGCTCTGGAGAACGGCGGGGTTGCCGCACAGATCCTTTCCTCTTTGGGGTTGCCGTCAGACGAGTTGTTGGTGGCGGTTGAGGCCAGCGTTCCGCTTGGAGATCCTATAAAAAAACCGATGGACCTTCCTTTGAGTCCCAGAGCCAAGAGAGTTCTGGATCTCTCCATAAGGGAAGCCAGGAACATGGGGGTCAACTACGTCGGCACCGAGCATATTTTGCTCGGTATTTTTTCCGAGGGAGAGGGCATGGCGGTACAGGTCCTTAGAAATATGGGACTGGAACCGGCTGAGGGCAAGAAACAGGTTCTTCGGTTTCTCTCAGGAGGAGAGGGCGATGGCAAATCCTCGAACAAACAGGAAAGAAAGGACCGGAATAGAACGCCGATTCTGGATCAGTTGGGGATAGATCTCACCGAAATGGCGGAGAAAAACGAACTGGACCCCGTCATAGGCAGGAGCAAGGAGATTCGCAGGGTCATCCAGGTCCTTTCTCGAAGGACCAAGAATAACCCTGTGTTGATCGGAGATCCCGGGGTCGGAAAGACCGCTATAGTGGAGGGGTTGGCCCAGAAGGTCCTATCGGGAGATATCCCGGAGAATCTTAAGGAAAAGAGAGTTGTTCAGCTGAATATGGGCAATCTCGTAGCCGGGACAAAATACAGAGGCGAGTTCGAGGAGAGAATGAGAAAGCTGGTCGCCGAGTTGAAGGAGTGTCGGGACGTCATCCTCTTTATCGACGAGATCCACACCATAGTAGGGGCGGGAGGGGCGGAAGGTGCCATCGATGCGGCTAACATCCTGAAGCCCAGCTTAGCTAGAGGGGAATTTCAGGTCGTAGGAGCCACTACTCTGGAGGAATATCGTCGTCATATAGAGAAGGATGCGGCACTGGAGAGACGTTTTCAGCCTGTCAAGGTGCATGAGCCCAATCTGGAAGACACCTTCCTTATATTGAAGGGATTGAGAGATAGATACGAGTCACATCACAGGGTGACCATAACCGATCAGGCCCTGGATGCGGCGGTAAAACTGTCCTCTAGATATATAACCGATCGATTTCTTCCGGATAAGGGAATCGACCTCATCGACGAGGCTGCAGCTCGTGCCAGGTTGGACACGATGGAACTTCCGGAGCCCCTGAGAAAAATGGACAGGGAGCTCGAACGAATAAGGAAGGAAAAAGAATCGGCGGTGAATTCTCAGGCTTTCGAGAAGGCCGCTAAGCTTAGAGACGACGAAAATCGACTTTCCGACGAGCTGGAGAGGAGACGTCGCGAATGGGTCTCTCGACAGAGCAAGGAAGTTCCTGTGCTTACAGATGAGAACGTGGCTCAGGTCGTCTCCGAGTGGACCGGCGTCCCTGTGAGCCAGCTCACAGAGGAGGAATCTAAAAGACTTTCCCGTATGGAGGATGATATTCACCGTCGTCTTGTCGGACAGGACTTGGCGGTCTCCGCGGTCTCCAAGGCTATCAGAAGAGCTCGTAGCGGACTTAAAGATCCGCGGCGTCCCATCGGAAGCTTTCTCTTTTTGGGACCTACAGGGGTAGGCAAGACCGAAATGGCTCGTTCTTTGGCCGATTTCCTTTTTGGTTCCGAAGAAGCTCTTGTGACCTTGGATATGAGCGAGTTTATGGAGCGTCACGAGGTCTCTAAGCTTATAGGAGCGCCTCCTGGATACGTCGGACACGAAAGCGGCGGCAAGCTTACCGAGGCAATAAGAAGAAGGCCTTATTCAGTTATACTCTTCGACGAGATAGAGAAGGCCAATCCGGACGTTTTCAACTTGCTTCTTCAGATCCTAGAGGAAGGTCGCCTTACCGACGGTCAGGGTAGAAAGGTGGATTTTCGAAATACCGTGGTAATAATGACCAGCAATATAGGTGCCAGAAATATCGTCAAACGTCAGGGATTCGGTTTTGCCACCGGTAGCCGAGAGGGCTTTTCGGACTGGGCCAACGTCTCCAAGAGTATAGACGAAGAGGTGAAACGGGCTTTCCGGCCGGAGTTCTTGAACAGAATAGACGAGCAGGTGGTCTTCAGCCCTCTTAGCAAAGATCAGATGCTCGGCATTCTGGACGTCATGTTGAGGGAAGTCAGGGAAAGACTCTCTGAAAAGGGTATTCGACTTACCGTCTCTGCCAAGGCGAAGGAGCTAATCTTGGAAAAGGGGTATGAGCCTCAGTATGGAGCCCGACCTCTCAGAAGGACCATACAGAGGCTGCTTGAAGATCCTCTTGCGGATATGATACTGGACGGGAGTTTAATAGACGGTTATACCTCTAGGGTCGGAGTCTCCCGTGGGGAACTATCGTTGCGTTGCGTTCCTCCCAAAAAAGGAGATCAGCGAAAGGTCACAGCGTAG
- a CDS encoding peptidylprolyl isomerase yields MIFRDFLRGLLAFMVVLLISDLVVAEPCISKVGSQKVTEDDLVYLLSRRMDSDLDVAALAWMGMDSKQRKNFVSHVEDVLFLSEASRLKGLGLNRDVVRKIRWDGINTLAKAYVDRISLTWDLSEEALREFYSSNGERYRAPEKVLAEVRYSGDLDDCDIEMGEPRWFSLNDVPDALKEFFFVDLKLGDVPPVRSSDGGLWMARVLEFQGSRILPFDVVEDRVKEDLKGAYLEEELRRLRGRILPID; encoded by the coding sequence TTGATCTTCAGGGATTTTCTACGGGGCCTTTTGGCCTTCATGGTCGTCCTTTTGATTTCCGATCTTGTAGTGGCGGAACCCTGCATCTCCAAGGTCGGAAGCCAGAAGGTGACCGAGGACGACCTTGTATATCTTTTATCCAGACGTATGGACAGCGACCTAGACGTAGCGGCTCTGGCCTGGATGGGGATGGATTCCAAACAGAGGAAAAACTTTGTCTCCCATGTGGAGGACGTCCTGTTTCTCTCCGAGGCCTCCCGATTGAAGGGGTTGGGGCTGAATCGGGACGTGGTAAGGAAAATCCGTTGGGATGGCATCAACACCTTGGCTAAAGCCTATGTCGACAGAATAAGTCTGACTTGGGATCTCTCCGAAGAGGCCCTTCGAGAATTCTATTCGTCCAACGGCGAAAGATACAGAGCTCCAGAAAAGGTTTTAGCCGAGGTCAGGTACTCCGGAGATCTCGACGACTGCGATATCGAGATGGGAGAACCACGATGGTTCAGCTTGAATGACGTCCCCGATGCCCTTAAGGAGTTTTTTTTCGTCGATCTAAAACTGGGAGATGTCCCTCCCGTGCGGTCCTCCGATGGTGGTCTGTGGATGGCGAGGGTATTGGAATTTCAGGGCAGTCGAATCTTGCCTTTTGACGTGGTAGAGGACAGGGTTAAAGAGGATCTTAAAGGGGCCTATTTGGAAGAAGAGCTGCGTAGACTGAGGGGGAGGATTCTCCCTATAGACTGA
- a CDS encoding MarR family winged helix-turn-helix transcriptional regulator, with protein MIEVKDEKIEDMTDLLVEFCEKFSGWEGAVAKLGRLSPAQMRTIGVIGRNRNLRMKDIAEKMELTTGTVTVMVDRLQEMGLVERCRNEMDRRSYRIVLSSKGEDYFQQHSQKQRELVKRLALKLNDDEQDNLIGFLGRFLEAL; from the coding sequence ATGATAGAGGTTAAGGACGAAAAAATAGAGGATATGACCGATCTGCTTGTGGAATTTTGTGAAAAATTTAGCGGATGGGAGGGAGCTGTCGCCAAGTTGGGAAGGCTTTCTCCTGCTCAGATGAGGACCATCGGTGTTATCGGTCGCAATCGAAACCTGCGAATGAAGGATATCGCGGAAAAGATGGAACTTACGACCGGTACGGTCACGGTCATGGTCGATAGATTACAGGAAATGGGGTTGGTCGAGAGGTGTAGGAACGAGATGGATCGTCGTTCCTACAGAATCGTTCTCTCCTCCAAGGGAGAGGATTACTTCCAGCAGCACAGTCAAAAACAGCGTGAGCTGGTAAAGAGACTGGCTTTAAAGCTGAACGACGACGAGCAGGATAACCTGATAGGCTTTTTAGGTAGATTTTTAGAAGCTCTGTAA
- a CDS encoding dihydrolipoyl dehydrogenase family protein, translating to MKNYDLIVIGMGPAGMAVSAMGVSMGLSVLSVERRKIGGECLNCGCIPSKALLKGAEAFHGLKRLSSYGIEIDADILKISPMSVVRGKIDSINSKKTMKMFEKVSLISGEAVLDGPGAVRVNDRTYRGKRIFIATGTSPSIPPIPGLKDIPEMLTNENLFQLEEIPESMTIIGGGAIGSEMGQAFARLGAKVAIVHMDPHLVPTGDEAAGRLLEKVMLEEGITVRNSASIDRVEKKEGRIFLYSGGEVFESEKLLVAAGRVPSISDLRLGEVGVTYDKKGIFVDQRMRTSVKNIYAVGDCNGQYLLSHAAMHQGMLAFMDALSPLSLPWTRRDRYVVPWAVFTEPEIAQVGLTEKEALKRGLSYDVCEKKYSSYGRTVADGHPDGFVKIIVGKSGKILGATVVGEGASELIQEWTMAIQDRRRMTHIMMTQHPFPSVGTINKMVAEEWMMSKMRSPVLGKLARFFLR from the coding sequence ATGAAAAACTATGACTTGATAGTGATCGGGATGGGGCCGGCCGGTATGGCGGTATCCGCTATGGGGGTCTCGATGGGCTTAAGCGTCCTCTCGGTGGAGAGACGTAAAATTGGCGGAGAGTGTCTTAACTGCGGGTGTATCCCCAGCAAGGCGTTGTTGAAAGGAGCCGAGGCTTTTCATGGCCTTAAGAGGCTATCCTCCTACGGAATCGAGATCGACGCCGATATCCTGAAAATCTCTCCTATGTCGGTGGTTAGGGGCAAGATAGACTCTATAAACAGCAAAAAGACGATGAAGATGTTCGAGAAGGTTTCCCTTATATCAGGAGAGGCCGTTCTGGATGGACCAGGCGCCGTCAGGGTGAATGACCGTACCTACAGAGGGAAGCGGATATTCATAGCTACAGGGACAAGTCCATCTATCCCTCCTATTCCTGGATTGAAAGATATCCCCGAGATGTTGACGAACGAAAACCTCTTTCAACTCGAGGAGATACCCGAATCGATGACTATCATAGGCGGAGGTGCTATAGGCAGCGAGATGGGGCAGGCTTTTGCCAGATTGGGAGCGAAGGTGGCCATCGTACATATGGATCCCCATCTGGTGCCGACAGGGGACGAAGCTGCAGGACGTTTGTTAGAAAAGGTTATGTTGGAAGAGGGCATTACTGTACGGAATTCCGCTTCGATAGACAGAGTAGAAAAGAAGGAAGGCAGGATTTTTCTCTATTCCGGAGGAGAGGTCTTCGAGTCCGAAAAACTCCTTGTGGCGGCTGGAAGGGTCCCTAGCATATCCGATTTGAGGCTGGGCGAGGTTGGCGTAACCTACGATAAAAAGGGGATCTTCGTGGATCAACGTATGAGGACAAGCGTTAAAAATATATACGCCGTAGGGGACTGTAACGGGCAATATCTTTTGTCCCATGCGGCTATGCACCAGGGTATGCTGGCTTTCATGGATGCCTTGTCCCCTTTAAGCCTACCTTGGACTCGCAGAGATCGATATGTAGTTCCCTGGGCGGTGTTTACGGAGCCGGAGATAGCTCAAGTAGGGCTTACCGAGAAAGAAGCCTTAAAAAGAGGACTGAGCTACGATGTGTGCGAGAAGAAGTACAGCTCGTATGGCAGGACCGTAGCTGACGGTCATCCGGATGGGTTCGTGAAGATTATAGTCGGAAAGTCTGGTAAAATTCTTGGAGCGACCGTTGTAGGCGAAGGAGCGAGTGAGCTTATTCAGGAGTGGACCATGGCTATTCAGGATAGACGGAGGATGACTCACATAATGATGACCCAACATCCTTTCCCGTCTGTGGGGACCATTAACAAGATGGTCGCGGAGGAGTGGATGATGTCGAAGATGAGATCTCCTGTCCTTGGGAAACTTGCCCGCTTTTTCTTGAGATGA
- a CDS encoding RelA/SpoT domain-containing protein: protein MQTQKVEEWGFQYIQRYSMYQEFVRRMKNLLQDLIEREHVKVYALEGWAKSPEDFIRDLTESGKVLPADPFKDMPDLATVRVLLYFPSDAIAVEKTIQEEFLIDLPRSTTSKDLEDPDIFGYRSIVYDVSLKSDRSRLREWERYRDLKLHLQVRTMLQEAWATISPEIAGATDVVTKGKLKRKLSRVSALLEEADEDFHYLREAARGLAIPVTPDRAKPIIDNSPPEEKKPLDKEDLRELFEKSDGALYSQWSEAARETGFPGFVPDGSYLEDSLDYLCRIFKAAEIDSVSEVREFLSSMEVDDTGMEQLKTVYSAFEEDISSWKVDGYSAVFLLVLNMKWDVLQNKDLMGLGIKMGSDRIKGV, encoded by the coding sequence ATGCAGACTCAGAAGGTCGAGGAGTGGGGGTTTCAGTACATCCAGCGCTACTCCATGTACCAGGAATTTGTGAGAAGAATGAAAAACCTTCTCCAAGATCTAATCGAAAGGGAGCATGTGAAGGTATATGCTCTTGAGGGATGGGCTAAATCCCCGGAGGATTTTATCCGTGACCTTACGGAAAGCGGTAAGGTACTACCCGCCGATCCGTTTAAGGATATGCCCGACTTGGCTACGGTGAGGGTCCTCCTGTATTTCCCCAGCGATGCTATAGCGGTGGAGAAGACGATACAGGAGGAGTTTCTGATAGACCTTCCCAGATCCACTACCAGCAAGGATCTTGAGGACCCCGATATATTTGGCTATCGCTCTATAGTGTACGACGTTTCTTTGAAGTCCGATCGAAGCAGGTTGAGAGAGTGGGAGCGTTATAGAGACCTAAAGCTTCATCTTCAGGTACGTACGATGTTACAGGAAGCTTGGGCTACCATCAGTCCCGAGATAGCGGGGGCCACTGATGTAGTGACCAAGGGCAAGCTAAAGAGAAAGCTTTCCAGGGTAAGCGCCCTTCTAGAGGAAGCGGACGAAGATTTTCACTATCTGAGAGAAGCCGCTAGGGGATTGGCCATACCTGTGACGCCCGATCGGGCCAAGCCCATAATCGATAATTCTCCTCCCGAGGAGAAAAAGCCCCTGGACAAGGAAGATTTGAGAGAGCTTTTCGAGAAATCCGACGGAGCGCTCTACTCCCAGTGGTCCGAGGCGGCTAGAGAGACGGGCTTCCCCGGGTTTGTGCCAGACGGTTCTTATTTGGAGGATAGCCTTGACTATCTGTGTCGCATATTCAAGGCGGCCGAGATCGATTCTGTATCCGAGGTGAGAGAATTTCTCTCGTCGATGGAGGTGGACGACACCGGCATGGAGCAACTTAAGACGGTCTACTCCGCATTCGAGGAAGATATATCCTCTTGGAAAGTGGACGGCTACTCTGCGGTGTTCCTGTTGGTCTTGAACATGAAGTGGGATGTCCTTCAGAACAAAGATCTCATGGGGTTGGGCATAAAAATGGGGTCGGATAGGATCAAGGGAGTTTGA
- a CDS encoding tetratricopeptide repeat protein: MEKNLETWIREPRKKLDPDVMGFPVVFSNKVDDGIPEQLEDVFSSPIDFIKKDETPGRSTEEVLPEDNFDLMGSEISDSAEIPGPSSIDDVYEEPESDSYPEEESDEPQFPAASEKEPLSSMDEEAIRGMEDRILFDEAPVLSSEDISDEEKVSGSSSYDSLKKGRKISLRRRYVLLSSLALAGGVALLVWTSMENPTRKLEEADRMYSSGDFEEAVDLYEKVEMERALPIRSLLNKGEALLIAERYAEALDSFYGALALSPESPDIHRKIGSILSHLGSSAQAEKSYRETLRLDPGDNEIRLELARLLLDRSQPLDVLRLIDESPTEMSGDVVNSLRSDALDLLLPVAEVEDLLSEDLSGDLSTIRDDSSVVSMDKISEDSETFTVEVPVEIVEDKNGENREEEPQPVKTTEDAGYEVASEPKFVSSEKPEKKKERRDVKKITREETKETETRGPSPEERHFMVLLSSSRSIGAQDSDVLRRLVDRNAVSSLFRLGKAYNTAGRFREALLFLEKGLLLGDKNSRLLLEAAYSCASIGRDHDAMAMVQHILTRGHDVSLKGDPPSVLVYRSKNTWDIGWNDGDSTMKNATLYTEEEGVSIPGLIAPKIGLDMYDPLKKAIELNPDGKELYIDFMALTVKTAPNASSSILKASAMAMEAHGLFVSGRRNEALVLLDTVEELSPSVAFWKELRDSFSTKI; this comes from the coding sequence ATGGAGAAGAATCTGGAGACCTGGATTCGAGAACCACGTAAAAAACTGGATCCCGATGTTATGGGTTTCCCTGTAGTCTTCTCCAATAAAGTCGACGACGGTATCCCCGAGCAGTTGGAGGACGTCTTCTCCTCTCCCATCGATTTTATAAAAAAAGACGAGACCCCAGGACGATCTACCGAGGAGGTACTCCCCGAGGATAACTTTGATCTCATGGGTTCGGAAATCTCCGACTCGGCAGAAATCCCTGGCCCTTCGTCCATAGATGACGTCTATGAAGAGCCTGAATCGGACTCCTATCCTGAAGAAGAGTCCGACGAACCGCAGTTCCCCGCCGCTTCAGAGAAGGAACCTCTCTCCTCTATGGACGAAGAGGCTATAAGGGGTATGGAGGACCGAATTCTCTTTGATGAGGCTCCTGTATTAAGCTCCGAAGACATCTCTGATGAGGAGAAGGTTTCTGGCAGCTCGAGCTACGATTCGCTCAAAAAGGGAAGAAAGATCTCTCTTCGTCGGAGATATGTTCTCCTTTCGTCCTTGGCTCTTGCTGGAGGGGTTGCCCTTTTAGTTTGGACCTCAATGGAAAATCCAACGAGAAAACTCGAAGAGGCGGACCGAATGTATTCTTCCGGAGATTTTGAAGAAGCCGTAGACCTTTACGAAAAAGTCGAGATGGAGAGAGCTCTCCCCATCCGGTCTCTGTTAAACAAGGGAGAGGCCCTTTTGATTGCTGAAAGGTATGCAGAGGCTCTGGATTCCTTCTATGGGGCCTTGGCGTTATCCCCTGAAAGCCCTGATATTCATCGAAAAATAGGATCGATTTTATCTCATCTTGGTTCATCCGCTCAAGCGGAGAAGAGCTACAGGGAGACCTTGAGGCTAGATCCTGGCGATAACGAAATACGTCTCGAATTGGCCCGTTTGCTTTTGGATAGGTCTCAGCCGTTGGATGTCCTTCGATTGATCGATGAATCTCCGACCGAGATGTCCGGAGATGTGGTGAACTCGCTCAGATCGGATGCGCTGGACCTCCTTTTGCCGGTGGCGGAGGTAGAGGATCTTCTCTCCGAGGATCTGTCGGGAGATCTTTCGACTATCCGCGATGACTCCTCCGTCGTGTCCATGGATAAGATCTCCGAAGACTCGGAGACCTTTACGGTGGAGGTCCCCGTAGAGATAGTCGAGGACAAAAACGGGGAGAATAGGGAGGAAGAACCTCAACCGGTGAAGACTACGGAGGATGCTGGATACGAGGTCGCCTCGGAACCGAAATTCGTTTCATCTGAAAAACCGGAGAAAAAGAAAGAGAGAAGAGACGTAAAGAAGATCACCCGAGAGGAAACAAAAGAGACGGAGACCCGAGGGCCTAGCCCTGAGGAGCGTCACTTTATGGTCTTGTTGAGTTCCTCCCGCAGTATAGGGGCTCAGGATTCGGATGTGCTGAGACGACTCGTCGATAGAAACGCGGTATCCTCTCTCTTTCGGTTGGGAAAGGCCTATAACACGGCAGGTCGTTTCAGGGAAGCTTTGCTTTTCTTGGAGAAGGGGCTGCTTTTAGGCGATAAAAACTCTCGTCTTTTGCTGGAAGCAGCCTATAGCTGTGCCTCCATCGGCAGAGATCATGACGCCATGGCCATGGTGCAGCATATATTGACCAGAGGGCACGACGTGTCTTTGAAGGGCGATCCTCCTTCTGTCTTGGTCTACAGATCGAAGAATACCTGGGATATCGGTTGGAACGACGGCGACAGCACGATGAAGAACGCTACGCTTTATACCGAGGAAGAAGGAGTCTCAATCCCCGGTCTGATTGCGCCTAAAATCGGTCTCGACATGTACGATCCTCTGAAAAAAGCCATAGAGCTTAACCCTGACGGGAAAGAGCTGTACATAGATTTTATGGCTCTTACTGTCAAGACCGCTCCGAACGCCTCTTCAAGTATTCTGAAAGCCTCCGCTATGGCCATGGAGGCCCACGGTCTTTTCGTCTCCGGACGACGGAACGAGGCATTGGTATTGCTCGATACAGTTGAGGAGCTATCTCCTTCTGTGGCTTTTTGGAAAGAGCTGAGGGACAGTTTTTCAACGAAGATATAA
- a CDS encoding phosphodiester glycosidase family protein has translation MRHLTSKITVGFLMVLVISTSAAAINRGEALSEIISALSLPLWNGKSFSDVPKDHPSSRYVESAFSMGILFPSDRFYPDIEISKAEAIAFSFRAMGWQHEAQLVASLGHITGELPPYLEPYVNLAGETEPKMPSNLLRSPSETLKEDDLKELTDWLKDRIVSGLRWDMTLNSPCYTLYLHREGVGRPPKGWAIALSESATEEKAKAMLKKLNKLNLPSYIERTDCAFSVRIGPYNNYAQAWLLAKGVPREFGKTSILPIGGGGRTLFWCMIKALPSKTYITTAPSIGARKLSLSEIGEHSKSTAAVNAGFFWKNRPVGTIVIDDVPVSPTYKDRSAIGWDQDMVYFGDGSYRLSAECENNGLPISAINQPTSEGKIGFYTPHFGQFATSIKGNGTEFLLQGSKTVKVRKSTGSNHFMKPEENILYLRTSGLGPLSDAAEIKLQTIWSDEAMVGTKQVIQAGPMILGLEGPFSSEWFSDSIINKRHPRTLAGWDGDRLCWIVIDGRSSWHSDGATLSEAAFIARQAGLLKAINMDGGGSSQMWWKGITVNRPSEGRERPLPYAVTFR, from the coding sequence TTGAGACATCTCACCTCAAAGATAACGGTAGGATTTCTAATGGTGTTAGTTATATCCACTTCGGCGGCCGCCATAAACAGAGGGGAAGCCCTGTCCGAGATAATATCCGCACTCAGCCTTCCTCTTTGGAACGGAAAAAGTTTTTCCGACGTTCCTAAGGATCATCCAAGCTCACGCTATGTGGAATCGGCCTTCTCCATGGGAATACTTTTCCCCTCCGACAGGTTCTATCCGGACATAGAGATCAGCAAAGCAGAGGCCATAGCTTTTTCGTTCAGAGCGATGGGCTGGCAACACGAGGCTCAACTGGTCGCTTCACTTGGTCATATAACGGGAGAGCTGCCTCCCTATCTGGAACCATACGTAAACTTGGCAGGGGAAACAGAACCGAAGATGCCTTCCAACCTGCTCCGTTCCCCCTCCGAAACTTTGAAAGAGGATGACCTGAAAGAACTGACCGATTGGCTGAAAGATAGGATTGTCTCTGGACTAAGATGGGACATGACCCTGAACAGCCCGTGCTATACCCTATATCTACATAGAGAAGGGGTGGGCCGTCCACCTAAGGGGTGGGCCATCGCCCTGTCCGAAAGCGCCACGGAGGAAAAAGCTAAAGCGATGCTAAAAAAGCTGAATAAGCTTAATTTGCCGTCTTACATAGAGAGGACCGACTGTGCTTTTTCGGTCAGAATAGGTCCCTACAACAACTACGCTCAGGCATGGTTGTTGGCGAAAGGAGTCCCCAGGGAATTCGGAAAGACCTCCATCTTGCCGATCGGAGGAGGAGGAAGAACTCTTTTCTGGTGCATGATAAAGGCTCTTCCATCGAAGACCTATATAACTACAGCTCCTTCCATAGGAGCCAGAAAGCTTTCCCTAAGCGAGATAGGAGAGCATTCCAAGTCTACGGCAGCGGTAAACGCCGGTTTTTTCTGGAAAAACAGGCCGGTCGGAACGATTGTTATAGACGATGTACCTGTGTCACCGACGTATAAGGACAGATCCGCCATCGGCTGGGATCAGGATATGGTCTATTTCGGAGACGGATCCTATCGACTGTCGGCAGAATGTGAAAATAATGGCCTTCCGATATCGGCCATCAACCAACCGACGTCCGAGGGCAAAATAGGTTTTTACACCCCTCATTTCGGACAGTTCGCCACCTCGATCAAGGGAAACGGAACGGAGTTTCTATTGCAAGGGTCAAAGACGGTCAAGGTCAGAAAGTCAACTGGATCGAATCACTTCATGAAGCCGGAAGAAAACATCTTATATTTAAGGACATCCGGATTAGGTCCCCTCTCCGATGCGGCTGAGATCAAGCTTCAGACCATCTGGTCCGATGAAGCTATGGTCGGGACAAAACAGGTAATTCAAGCGGGACCTATGATCCTCGGTCTGGAAGGACCATTCTCCTCCGAATGGTTTTCCGATTCGATAATAAACAAACGCCACCCCAGAACCTTAGCGGGCTGGGATGGCGATAGGTTATGCTGGATCGTCATAGACGGTCGTTCGTCGTGGCATAGCGACGGTGCCACGCTGTCCGAGGCAGCCTTCATAGCCAGACAGGCAGGCCTCTTAAAAGCGATAAACATGGACGGTGGCGGATCAAGCCAGATGTGGTGGAAGGGGATCACAGTAAACCGACCTTCGGAGGGGAGAGAACGCCCCCTACCCTACGCTGTGACCTTTCGCTGA
- a CDS encoding chemotaxis protein CheX, which translates to MADPGREFRKLPIETLTALVQSFQRGFYRFNESMGIDVHFLRRETSLSYSIPYGVIIAMIGIVGDCRGGLSVILDQAGFSRYVGALTGGIIRPDVEDAIALSSIGEMLNMVAGRMALEMSKEGFSVDITPPQTFCGERIRQVESERTAHIILPYLLSERDSEDGVAHLVINSPNL; encoded by the coding sequence ATGGCTGATCCTGGAAGGGAGTTTAGAAAACTCCCGATAGAGACTTTGACGGCTTTGGTGCAGTCTTTTCAAAGAGGGTTCTATCGCTTTAACGAATCCATGGGCATAGACGTTCATTTCCTGAGGCGGGAGACCTCGCTTTCCTATTCAATCCCTTACGGCGTTATAATCGCCATGATAGGGATAGTGGGCGACTGCAGAGGCGGTCTCTCCGTGATACTGGACCAGGCAGGTTTTAGTCGTTACGTAGGAGCTTTGACGGGCGGCATTATCCGTCCCGATGTGGAGGATGCCATCGCCCTCAGTTCCATCGGGGAGATGTTGAATATGGTGGCAGGCAGAATGGCTCTCGAGATGAGCAAGGAGGGCTTCTCGGTGGATATTACACCTCCTCAGACCTTTTGTGGCGAGAGAATAAGACAGGTCGAGTCGGAAAGAACGGCTCACATAATATTGCCTTATCTCCTGAGCGAGCGAGACAGTGAAGATGGGGTGGCCCATCTTGTAATCAATAGCCCTAATCTGTAG